GGGAAACGTCATGATGTTTTCGAAATCGGCGCCGCGCCATGAATAGATGCACTGGGCGTCGTCGCCGACGGCCATCACGCGGTGGTGCTGCGCGATGCGGTCGATGATCTGGGACTGGAGCGTGTTGGTGTCCTGGTATTCATCGACGAGGAGGTGGCGGAAGCGGTGCGCGAAATACTCGGCGATGTTGGGCGCTTTTTCGAGGAGCTCGAGCCAGCCGGTGAGGAGGTCGTCGTAGTCGCAGACGTTCTGGGCGCGCTTCTTTTCGGCATAGGCGGCGGCGAAGGGCTGGATGGCGTATTTGATTTCCGAATACTGGGGGAACTGTTTCTCGACGGTGTCGGGAATGGACTGCCGGGTGTTGCGGGCGAGCGAGATGATGCTGAAGAGCGGGCCGGGGCGCGGGTTGGTCTTGTCCTTGAAAAAGGCCTTGTCCTCGGTGTCCACGGTCTGCTTGAGGAGCGTCTCGGATTCGTCGGCGTCGAGGATGGTGAAATTTTTCGGGAGGCCGATTTCCTCGCCGAACATGCGGAGCGCGCGGTGCCCGATGGAGTGAAAAGTGCCGCCCCAGAAGCGGCGCGGCTCGACGCCGGTGAGCTCCTCGACGCGGTGGAGCATTTCCTTGGCGGCCTTGTTGGTGAAGGTGAGCAGGAGGATGTCGCCGGGGCGGACGCCTTGCGAGAGCAGGTAGGCGACGCGGTAGGTGAGGGTGCGGGTCTTGCCGGAGCCGGCGCCGGCGAGGACGAGGAGCGGGCCGGGCTCGGCGGTGACGGCGGCGTATTGCTCGTCATTGAGCGCGGCGCGGAAGTCGATGGCGGGGATGCCGGCGGGCGGCGGCGGCGTGGCCGGCGCGAAGGGCTGCGCGGCGGACGGGAGCGGGTCGTTGGTTTCGAAGGGGGAATCCATTGTGTGAGCCGGGGAGGTTCGTGGATTCGGCGGGGTTTGTGAATCGTAATCGTTCTCGCCGGGCGCGCGTTGCCTTGTCGGAAAACAGAGAGAACGAGCAAGAGAACAAGAACGATTGAGTGGGGGAGGGGGGAGCTCACATCCGCGTCAGGCGTTCGCGCGCGGGCGGCGGGATGGCCTGCGCGAGCGTTTCCGGAGAGAAAATTCCGGGGGGCAGGTCGAGTCCGGCGGCGGCGGCGGTGAGGTCGAAGCGGGTCTTGTCGCGTGTCTCGTCGTTGCGGAAGTCGATTTCTTTCATCAGCCACTGCTCGTCCACTTTCTTGAACGAGCCGAGCTGCATGGTTTTCAGGACGCGGCCGTCCTCGCCGATGACCTGAAAGCGCATCATCGCGTGATAAGCGGAATCGACAAACATGCGCACGCCCGTGATCGCCGGGTTTTGCGCGGCGATGGTCTCGGGCGGATACATCAAAAACGTCTGCATCGGCCGGTCGCCCTGGCGGGTGACGCCTTCGTAAACGAAATCGTCCCAGAAGATGAACGGCATTTGCAGATCAAACGGCGTCAGTTCCGTGCCGCCGAGCGGGGCAAACATGGCCGACGCATCCAGGCGCGCCGTCATGCCCGGCTCCTCCCCGTGCCAGTTCCAGATCGCGCTGGCCGGGCCGTTTTGCACGAGCAGGCGCTGAGCCGCGCCCTCCGGCGAGAGCTGGAGTTCGATGCGGGAGACCGGGCCGTTCGGGTTGCGCCCGCCCCAGGCGCGGCAGGGAATGCGTTTTTCCGCGCCGCGCCGCGGCATCACGCGCAGGTCGAATTCGAGGTAATAATCCTTTTCGATCCCGCGCTGGCGAAAATCTTCAAGAATACCGCGGCCCTTTGCCTGGTCGGGCGGCGCGAGCTGCACGTAATGGGGTTGCGGGCGATAGCGTTTCGACTGCGCCGCAAGCGGTCCGGCCGTCGCGCCCAGAAAAAAAACAAGGCAGGCGATTCGTGCCGCCTGCCTGATGAAAAATGCGTTCGCGCTCATCGCCCGGTAAAGAAGTGCCGGAGGTGCCGCCGGTCGCGGTCGTTTACGACGCGGGAGCGGGGGCCGTGGCCGCGGGAGCTGTGTCCTGGGCGGGAGCCGTCTCGTTGGCGGGGACGGGCGCGGGTGTCGTGTCAGGGGCCGGAGTTGCGGGGGCGGCGGGCGCCGGGATATCGGGCAGGGCCGTGGCCGCGCGGTGGTGGCTGTGCGTGTAAATGTGCCCGAGATAAAGGAGAAAGGCCAACACGAAGAAGATGATCGCCGTGGTGCGCGTCGCGCTGGTGAGCACATTGCCGGTCTCGGCGCCGAAGGCCGCCTCGGCCGCGCCGCCGCCGAGGGTCGCGCCCATGCCGCCGTCGGTCTTCGCCTTCTGCATGAGGATGATGAGGACGAGGAAGAGGGAGACGATAACAAGAATGAAAGTGCCGATGCCGATGAGGATGTTCATTTGGAAAACGGACAAAACAGCATTCCCCGCCTGATGATGTCAACAATCACTTGCAGGCTTGGCGGAACGGGGCCGGTCGCACAATGGGTAGCGGGGGCGCGGCGGGAAACCGCCATTCCGCCCATGCCGCCAAACGAAAAGCTGGCCATTTTCCCGTTCCGGCATTCATTGTTTCCCTGCACATGTTCGAATCCCTTACAGACAAACTGGGCCAGGCACTCCGCAATCTCCGCGGCGTCGGCAGGCTCTCCGAAGAAAACATGGAGGATGCGCTCAAGGAAGTGCGCACCGCGCTCCTTTCCGCCGATGTCCATTTCAAAGTCGCCCGCGAATTCGTTGACCGCGTAAAAACGCAGTGCGTCGGCCAGGATGTCCTCAAGGGCGTCTCCCCCGGCCAGCAGATCGTCAAGATCATCCACGACGAACTCGTCCGC
This genomic stretch from Termitidicoccus mucosus harbors:
- the secG gene encoding preprotein translocase subunit SecG, translated to MNILIGIGTFILVIVSLFLVLIILMQKAKTDGGMGATLGGGAAEAAFGAETGNVLTSATRTTAIIFFVLAFLLYLGHIYTHSHHRAATALPDIPAPAAPATPAPDTTPAPVPANETAPAQDTAPAATAPAPAS
- a CDS encoding outer membrane lipoprotein-sorting protein; its protein translation is MSANAFFIRQAARIACLVFFLGATAGPLAAQSKRYRPQPHYVQLAPPDQAKGRGILEDFRQRGIEKDYYLEFDLRVMPRRGAEKRIPCRAWGGRNPNGPVSRIELQLSPEGAAQRLLVQNGPASAIWNWHGEEPGMTARLDASAMFAPLGGTELTPFDLQMPFIFWDDFVYEGVTRQGDRPMQTFLMYPPETIAAQNPAITGVRMFVDSAYHAMMRFQVIGEDGRVLKTMQLGSFKKVDEQWLMKEIDFRNDETRDKTRFDLTAAAAGLDLPPGIFSPETLAQAIPPPARERLTRM